In Streptomyces sp. NBC_01707, a genomic segment contains:
- a CDS encoding family 1 encapsulin nanocompartment shell protein codes for MNNLHRELAPVTEAAWDQIEEEARRTFSRHLAGRRVVDVTDPEGPALAAVGDGHLSDIDPPTPDVIARARTSKPVIEWRVPFTVTRAAVDDVERGSDDSDWQPVKDAARTCAFAEDMTIIDGYAAAGITGLRDGSSHPALPLPADARDYPTTVSQALTQLRLAGVDGPYRLLLGADAFTEATETSDHGYPVATHLARLLDDQILWAPAVKGGVLLSTRGGDFELRLGQDLSIGYQDHDATHIRLYFHQSFTFRMLTPEAAIPIVA; via the coding sequence ATGAACAACCTCCACCGCGAACTCGCCCCCGTCACGGAAGCCGCCTGGGACCAGATCGAAGAAGAGGCCCGGCGCACCTTCAGCCGCCATCTGGCGGGCCGCCGCGTCGTCGATGTGACGGACCCGGAGGGGCCCGCCCTCGCGGCGGTCGGTGACGGGCATCTGAGTGACATCGATCCGCCCACACCGGACGTCATCGCGCGGGCCCGTACCTCGAAACCGGTCATCGAGTGGCGGGTGCCCTTCACGGTGACCCGGGCGGCCGTGGACGATGTCGAGCGCGGCTCCGACGACAGCGACTGGCAGCCCGTCAAGGACGCCGCCCGGACCTGTGCGTTCGCCGAGGACATGACCATCATCGACGGGTACGCCGCCGCCGGGATCACCGGTCTCCGCGACGGCTCCTCGCACCCGGCGCTACCGCTGCCGGCGGATGCCCGCGACTACCCGACCACCGTCAGCCAGGCGCTGACCCAGCTGCGGCTCGCGGGTGTCGACGGGCCGTACCGGCTGCTGCTGGGCGCCGACGCGTTCACCGAGGCGACCGAGACGTCCGACCACGGCTATCCGGTGGCCACGCATCTCGCGCGACTGCTGGACGACCAGATCCTGTGGGCGCCCGCCGTCAAGGGCGGGGTGCTGCTGTCCACCCGTGGCGGCGACTTCGAACTGCGGCTGGGCCAGGATCTTTCCATCGGCTATCAGGACCACGACGCGACCCACATCCGGCTCTACTTCCATCAGTCGTTCACGTTCCGGATGCTGACACCGGAGGCCGCGATCCCGATCGTCGCCTGA
- a CDS encoding Dyp-type peroxidase: MPAAVPEPAAAQPILTPLSTAALILVVTIEPGGEAAVRDVLPDLGAFARSIDFRFPGIGLACVTGFGSDAWDRLFAGPRPAGLHPFQELHGARHHAPTTPGDLLLHIRGERMDVCYEWAARLLGRLGGAVKVVDETQGFRYLDHRDLLGFVDGTENPVGADARAAALVGSADPDFAGGSYVIVQKYLHDLAGWNALSTEEQERVIGRSKADDVEMSDAVKPANSHVALNTLTAPDGSEREILRANMPFGSFEQGEFGTYFIGYAADPDVTEQMLRNMFLGSPPGTYDRILDFSTAVTGTLFYAPCADFFDAPPPSPVPSGTESLPQPASALVAQAPVPTGAGDGSLHIGSLQESAQ; this comes from the coding sequence ATGCCCGCCGCCGTCCCGGAACCGGCCGCCGCCCAGCCCATCCTCACGCCGCTGTCCACCGCCGCCCTGATCCTGGTCGTCACGATCGAGCCCGGTGGTGAGGCCGCCGTACGCGACGTACTGCCGGACCTCGGGGCGTTCGCCCGGTCCATCGACTTCCGTTTCCCGGGCATCGGTCTGGCCTGCGTGACCGGGTTCGGCTCGGATGCCTGGGACCGGCTGTTCGCGGGGCCGAGGCCGGCCGGACTCCATCCGTTCCAGGAGCTGCACGGCGCCCGCCACCACGCGCCCACCACCCCCGGCGACCTGCTGCTCCACATCCGGGGCGAGCGGATGGACGTGTGCTACGAGTGGGCCGCCCGACTGCTCGGCAGACTCGGTGGGGCGGTGAAGGTCGTCGACGAGACCCAGGGGTTCCGCTATCTCGACCACCGGGATCTGCTCGGCTTCGTCGACGGGACGGAGAACCCCGTGGGTGCCGATGCGCGGGCTGCGGCCCTCGTGGGCTCAGCCGACCCTGACTTCGCCGGCGGCAGCTATGTCATCGTGCAGAAGTATCTCCATGACCTGGCCGGCTGGAACGCGCTGAGCACGGAGGAGCAGGAGCGGGTCATCGGCCGCAGCAAGGCCGACGACGTCGAGATGTCCGATGCCGTCAAGCCGGCCAACTCCCATGTCGCACTGAACACCCTCACCGCGCCTGACGGTTCGGAGCGGGAGATCCTGCGCGCCAACATGCCGTTCGGCAGCTTCGAGCAGGGCGAGTTCGGCACGTACTTCATCGGTTACGCCGCCGACCCGGACGTGACCGAGCAGATGCTCCGCAACATGTTCCTCGGCAGTCCGCCCGGTACGTACGACCGCATTCTCGACTTCTCGACCGCGGTCACCGGCACGCTCTTCTACGCCCCCTGCGCCGACTTCTTCGACGCCCCGCCGCCGTCTCCCGTCCCGTCCGGGACCGAGTCCCTGCCGCAGCCGGCGTCCGCGCTGGTCGCCCAGGCCCCGGTCCCGACGGGTGCGGGCGACGGCTCGCTGCACATCGGCAGCCTGCAAGAAAGCGCCCAGTGA
- the gndA gene encoding NADP-dependent phosphogluconate dehydrogenase, with amino-acid sequence MSGTAQIGVTGLAVMGRNLARNFARNGFTVAVHNRTTAKTDALVKEFGDEGTFVAARTPEEFVAALERPRRLIIMVKAGDPTDAVIEEFAPLLDEGDVIIDGGNAHFEDTRRREKALRERGIHFVGVGISGGEEGALNGPSIMPGGSTRSYESLGPLLEKIAAKAKDGTPCTTHIGPDGAGHYVKMVHNGIEYADMQLIAEAYDLLRRVAGYSPAKIAETFRSWNTGRLDSYLIEITAEVLSHTDPETGKPFVDIVQDRAEQKGTGRWTVQIALDLGVPVSGIAEAVFARSLSGHADLREAARELPGPSATPLAGAEAAEFADRVEQALYASKIVSYTQGFHQIRAGSETYDWKIDLGAVAAIWRAGCIIRAAFLDRIRAAYDARPELVSLLSDQQFAAEIGAAQDDWRSVVAEAVRQGVPTPGFAAALSYYDGLRADRLPAALTQGQRDFFGAHTYRRTDRTGSFHTLWGGDRSETATD; translated from the coding sequence ATGAGCGGCACTGCGCAGATCGGCGTCACTGGACTTGCGGTGATGGGCCGCAATCTCGCCCGGAACTTCGCACGTAACGGCTTCACCGTCGCGGTGCACAACCGTACGACCGCGAAGACCGATGCCCTGGTCAAGGAGTTCGGCGACGAGGGCACGTTCGTCGCCGCACGCACGCCCGAGGAGTTCGTGGCGGCGCTGGAACGCCCGCGCAGGCTGATCATCATGGTGAAGGCCGGCGATCCGACGGACGCGGTGATCGAGGAGTTCGCGCCGCTCCTCGACGAGGGCGACGTCATCATCGACGGTGGCAACGCCCATTTCGAGGACACCCGCCGCCGCGAGAAGGCTCTGCGCGAGCGCGGCATCCATTTCGTCGGTGTCGGCATCTCGGGCGGCGAGGAGGGCGCACTGAACGGGCCGAGCATCATGCCCGGCGGTTCCACCCGCTCGTACGAATCACTGGGACCGCTGCTGGAGAAGATCGCCGCGAAGGCGAAGGACGGCACCCCGTGCACCACACACATCGGCCCCGACGGTGCCGGGCACTACGTGAAGATGGTCCACAACGGCATCGAGTACGCGGACATGCAGCTGATCGCGGAAGCGTACGACCTGCTGCGGAGGGTGGCCGGCTACTCCCCCGCGAAGATCGCCGAGACGTTCCGCAGCTGGAACACCGGCCGGCTCGACTCGTATCTGATCGAGATCACGGCCGAAGTCCTCTCCCACACGGATCCGGAGACGGGTAAGCCGTTCGTCGACATCGTGCAGGACCGGGCCGAGCAGAAGGGCACGGGCCGCTGGACCGTGCAGATCGCACTCGATCTGGGCGTGCCGGTCTCCGGCATCGCGGAGGCCGTCTTCGCCCGTTCGCTGTCGGGCCACGCGGATCTACGGGAGGCCGCGCGGGAGCTGCCGGGCCCCTCGGCCACTCCACTGGCCGGAGCCGAGGCCGCAGAGTTCGCCGACCGGGTGGAGCAGGCGCTGTACGCCTCCAAGATCGTCTCGTACACGCAGGGTTTCCATCAGATCCGCGCGGGCAGCGAGACGTACGACTGGAAGATCGATCTCGGTGCGGTGGCGGCGATCTGGCGGGCCGGCTGCATCATCCGGGCCGCATTCCTGGACCGGATCCGGGCGGCGTACGACGCCCGGCCGGAGCTGGTGAGCCTCCTCTCCGACCAGCAGTTCGCCGCGGAGATCGGTGCGGCGCAGGACGACTGGCGGTCCGTGGTCGCCGAGGCGGTGCGCCAGGGAGTGCCGACCCCCGGGTTCGCCGCCGCGCTCTCGTACTACGACGGTCTGCGCGCCGACCGGCTCCCCGCGGCGCTCACGCAGGGGCAGCGGGACTTCTTCGGGGCACACACCTACCGGCGTACGGACCGCACGGGTTCCTTCCACACCCTCTGGGGCGGCGACCGGTCGGAGACCGCCACCGACTGA